The genomic region CCGGACGCGCGTTTCGTTGGTTCGTGCGGGGGGGTGCGATCAGTTCGAGGACGGCCCCGAGCCGGCGCAACCGCAAGCACCGCTGGCGCAAGCCGGCGCGGAAGCTGCGTCGGTCTTGGCGGCCGGGGCCGTCGTGGCGCCGCCGTTCGCGGACTTGCGCGCGTAATCCGTCGTGTACCACCCGCTTCCCTTGAGCTGGAAGTTCGAGCGGCTGATGAGACGGCGCACGTCGCCGTGATGGCACACCGGGCAGGATTCGAGCGCGTCGTCGGAGATGCGCTGCGTCACCTCGTGAACCTGTTCGCAACGGCTGCAAAAATATTCGTAGATCGGCATGTCTTGTCGTGCCTCCGTCACCGGTCGTGGACCCGATCGGCATCGGGCTCGCGGCGAACGAAACGTAACCATTTTCCGGCGACCGTCAAGGCCGCGCGACCGGCGCGGCCATCTCGTGACGGCGTCGGCCCCGCCAATTTTA from bacterium harbors:
- a CDS encoding zinc ribbon domain-containing protein — translated: MPIYEYFCSRCEQVHEVTQRISDDALESCPVCHHGDVRRLISRSNFQLKGSGWYTTDYARKSANGGATTAPAAKTDAASAPACASGACGCAGSGPSSN